The region GACGTGGCCATAGAGCATCCACCAGTCGTGCGAAACGAGGTCAAATTCCAGTGAATAACTACGAGTTTGATTTCCCTAAGCGCACTACATAGCTCACGACGACTCCCGTCTCACCTTTGACATTAACCTCGTCCTTTCTACCAAAATCAAACCGTCGACCCCTCGTTGCGGATCATTGGCGCCGTCCGTTTCTCCGCTCGAAAATGAGTCGGGGGCAATTGGTCCCAGGAATGCACCTTGCTCAATATCCGATTCTTCAGGTCTACGAGCAGCAATTAATCAGACCGGTCATAATGGAATTCTATCCTGCGACTCGCATTCTACGTACCCACCATGTACCGTTCTTTCCTATGATGAAACTCGGTGTTTGATAATGAAATACTCGTTTCGTAAACACGTGTATAATCGAGGATCAAAGAAAATTCCACAGGAGATTAGGGAGCGGGTTAAGGAAATCCTGAAATTGATGTCAGGTTTATCATTCAGTGCATCTTGTACCGCAGTCTCCAAATTAAGCCTGCGAGCGAAATTCACCTCGCGCGTTCTATTTGCATGAAATTAACAAGTTAgagtgaagaaaattgaagttaAAGAGGTTAATTGAATCCGGAATCTTCCAGAGTTGCAAGAACAGAATTAACTGTGACTAATAAAGCCAGTATCACGTCGCTATCCTAACGGGGATATGAACTAACAATTCTCTTTATTCCggatgattatttttcattcgcctTGCGTGTTATAGAatctaataaaattttgagagACGGCAAACGCACAACGGCATCACGGACCCAACAAATATTGCccaacgtatttttttatagattCATGCCACGGCAGCAACAATTCAACGTCACAGTCTTCTTACTATTCCGCAGATATTAAACTCTCGTCTGCAATTCGAGACGCGAGCAGAGCGTGTCACGTGGCGTAAGTCGAAATCGGCTTGTTTCGTCACTCgtttaaattaattcaagtgTAACGCGTAACCTTTGATCCTTCCAGTGGCACAGATTCGCAGGTCTTTCCTAAGCGGTGTCCTGCCGACACTGCTACTGGATCTAGACTGGTGAAAACGGAAttgaaaaactgtaaaaatttactaaaaaataCGATCCGATCCGTCGAACGTAACTGCGTCACGATCCTGACCGGATATCCAGATCAGAGCCTCGAGGCTCCGGACGGACAATCATCTTGATCCCAATTGACGGGAAAACGCGATCAGCTCGTCGATGACGCAACACGCGTCGATAGCGCGAACCCTGGGACGAATAGAAAAACGCAGCTACAAGTAGATAGAGCCGTCGGCGAGCACCTGCAGGAGAAGCTGTTCCCCGTGGAGGTCTAGGACGCAGCCTCGGCCCGGTCGCAGGACCCGATTCGGGTCGATTAGGCGACGATCCGAAGCGACGCCGAGTGATTTGCGCAACGGTATggaaagaagagagaagataattagggaaaaaatttgtttgtcaGAGAGGAAGTCCGCGGCTATGCCGCGACGGTATAAACCGCGGGATCGGCGGACAGCCGGTGGGCCCCGGGGCCCCGCGAGGCCGAAGGGAAGTCAGGCGAGCGCGGAGGAGGGACGATCACCTCCTTGTAGAAATACTCTCACTCTAGAGAGGGCAGCGTAGCTTCTTCGGGGGGAAGGGGCCCCCCACGTATCCAGCGGCTCGTCAAGGGGGTATAAAGGTTGCGTAGGCTCATCCACAGAGTCACAGAAAGAGGCGGCATCGCAGAAGCCGACATGAATCCATTGATCGCGgtaaggaaagagaaaaaacctACGAAACACCAGCCTGGGCCTACCGTCGggatataatatacatacgtacaataCGGCTACGTACACTGCACACTTCGAGTTATCTCGGTCTgcgaaaagtgaaagaaaataataaataaatcacgaataataaataatcaaaaccGAAATAAGCGAAAGTCTCTGTATATGAAGTGCGAAAAACGGGAGTCggacgaaattttcaattcagttCTCAACTTGACACGATCAGTGCGCGCTCTCTCGGTTACACGTATCGACAACGTGACGGGTTGTATTCTTGGAGTGTCTGACAAGGATacgatataaaattaaaaagacaaaaaacgaagaaacaacTCATTCCCTTACGAAGCCGAGAAAAACAGTGACTGTAACTGCAACTGATAGCACCTTGGATGCTGCGAAAATCGGTTGCAGTAGTTATGGGATATCGGAATAACTATATATCCATCGTCCTTGTCAGACCCTCGGGCGATCTGAATTCGGGGCGTAGATTgtgtagaaattttattcgcatTGTCATCctcaaattgaaaagaagACAGAGACGATTCTCCGAGAGACCAAGGACTCGCGTCCGTACGTCTCTCGGAGAAACGTGGAATCTGGTCATCCCGTAACTTCTACCCCGCGTTCCCCCCGCTTCTACAAAGCCGAAAATACCCGTCTCATCATTTTCTTCCTCTGTTACAGTGCATGGTTGTGGCCCTAGCCGGGCTCGCTCTGGCTGAGCCCCCGGTATCCTCGGGATACAGCTACAGCGGCCCCAGCCTGATCGGAGGCGGCGGTAGCTACTCCCACGGAGGCGGTGGCGGCGGTGGCTACTCACACGGAggcggcggcggtggcggcggcggATACACTCAAGTCGGTACCGGATACCAGACCAGCGAAGGCGCTTCCGTCGACGGAGCCCTGCTCGAGCAGATCCGGCAGATCCTCCTGAAGGAGGAACTCCAGTCCCAGCAGAGCGGCGGATTCGGAGGCAGCGGCTACGCGCCCAGCTCGAGCTACGGCGCCCCGTCTCCGCAATACGGCGTCCCCAGCCCGCAATACGGAGTCCCGAGCTACCAGACCCGCGTCGTCGGCGTTGATCTCGAGGGAATCAGACAGGCCATCCAGGTCGCCCAGTTCAACCAGATCACCCACGGACCCAGCTTCAGCGGCTACCCAAGCGGACCCAGCTCGAGCTACGGGGCCCCGAGCAGGCCGAGCGGCAGCTACGGCGCCCCCTTCTAGGcgatatttatgaaaaactaGAATAGAGAAGAAGACCGGAGGCAACCGTCGACGAATTCCGCGCACCGAGTCCGGGGAGAACGATTACGAAACGGCGTTTTACCGACAAAACGAAGCGTACGAGTATTACCGAAACTGTGCACTTTATGTCCTGCCTTGACGAAGACTGAACAGTCGTAGCTTCATCAGGGCAGGATTTGGAGGCTGGGGGAGGATCGTCAGCCCTGGAATAATATCAGACGCCAGCATTCGCGGATTGACCGAAGCTAGCCGAAGAAGAACCGCGCTAGCTAGATACGTATATCGGTACCGAGACCTGATCGACGCAGACGAACTTGTTGCCTTATAATTACAATCGCACAACGGCCGAACATCAGCCTATCTTCTTGACGAGGACACCGAAAATCCAAGAAGAGagatcggaataaaaatttgatctcgaTTTCGCGCTTTCTATCAAATTGCGCGCTGTAAATACAGCACGAGAGTTTTAGCTATAAACGGGGAGAAGTTTGGGTCGAGATTCTTTTGGGCATTCCGAGAAACTGGAACTTAATTTTAGTGCCAGAAGATACAaatgtggagaaaaaaaaaacatcaaaccGACACACGGAAATATTTGAGTCTCGTACCTGAACGTGCACACCTGATACACAGAAATAAACGACGGTTAAACATATACATGCAAAATACACACGAACACTCCTGAGACAAAAAGGAGAACACAAACACTGTACGTATGAGAAATACACGCGagtacgatattttttttacattatttgtAACGTCTTTATTATATTACgcattttttatacctgtataaaggctttttttgtagaaaaaaataaaaataatacgtcGCCACCGTTAAACAAACGCTGTCTCTTTCCCATTCGGCCCCGTTTCCCACCCCGAAACAACCAGTTCGCCAATCGCGATAAGGCTTCTTTCctctttgtttttctctttctatttatcttcatcttatttttattacgctCAGATTTTTCGAAAGGACTGCCTTTCTCCTTTCACTTGCGACTGTACGATCGAGTGAGATCCCGTTGCCCCAAGCCATGCGATATTCACCAATATTGTAAATTGTTCAGACGCTGCTGATCGTAAAGTTGAAATACATTGCGCACAGATGTAATACCGTGTATTTATCGAATATACGGCTACGTGGCCGAATCGATATCTTCTCCGGAATGCCCGATGGAAACTTTCATATCTATTCGCGAGCCAGCATCGCCGATGCGGAGTATCGAGGTATGGGACTTACGTTTAACTCCCACGGATGTGGAACGGAGAAAGAGCTTTCCAACGGTACATTAGTCGTTGTCTCCTTCTTCCCCCCACCGAGTAAAAATCTTCCCGTCATTAAAAGTTCGAAAGTCGACCGAAATCGTGAAATCGCAACATCTCAAATATCATCGCGATACATGCGTATCATCGATTGCCGCGGGACTGTTTTTCAACCGTCTCAAGTCCCACGGCGGTAATTAAAATTGCAGAACCATGCATGCATACGTCGGTCGACATAATTATTGCGACACCGCGTGCGAGttacaacaataattaaaaagtgACGATACTGCGCCCCGAACCTAAACACGATACCGGAAATCAAGATCCggctctttctcttcttcctaTCAATTACAATCTCTCTTCCTGGTATATCTCGCTGCACCTTTTCCATGGGAATTGGGTGCGCAAGGACAATGCGTGTACACGTACATACGCTTACGCAAGCGTAATGCAAGTACCAACAGGTATATGTGCCTACCGGTGTGAGACATGCGATGCGAAAGTTGGGATATAATTGAAGTGGAGGTTTATTCGGAAGTCGAGAGGTAAGCGAGTTCGGACCAGATCGCGAGTGAGGAAGAGGACCCGCACAGTTTTTAGGTGAGAAAGTGCGAGGCACCTCCGCCGAGATGATATACGAGGCGATGCTGAATCAGGGGCGAGTTTCCCCGATAAAACCGGGGATTCTAGCGTGAGAAATCATCGCGTACGCCAAAGAATTTTCAGCTTTCGAATAACGAGTAATACTTGGTTAATCAGTAATTACCCTTCGAGACCCCACGCAGATTCATTTTTAGCCCTCGGGCGCTGTCGACGTTCATGCCACTCGTGTTACTCGCCGCATTTGTCCGCCTGCCTACCTACACCATATTTCAGCCTCGCGTCAAGGCTCATTTCTCATCTCCCCTCGCCCGTACCGAAATATACATACGCATTACGTATGTGTTCAAATATGCAAAGTTTTGCCCGCAAAAGGAGGGCGAATGATCAGTGTCAAAAGCAGCTTCGCTTGCGGAGAAATCTCCTCGCGTATAATAGTCGTAATTGCGcggaattttgaatttcaaatcgttACGAACACGCGGCCGGCCGTTTCTTGACGCCGATGATGGCAGAGTGACGTGATAGATTCGTGATGGGGAAATTCTCCGGCTCTGTACACGCGTGTGATGCACACGCATGTTTTTAAACGCATTGAATAACTCCGCGGGGAAGTTGTTCGTGAATCACGACGGAAGTCGGGAAGGCATGGATGTGAGaggcaattattattattaaaaagtCTTACGCAAGGGCAGCAACACCCTGAATCTCCGATCGGTGCAGCTTCTTGCTTAAGAAAATGGAAATGCTTGCTGAAAGGAGAACGCACGGACTGCAGGCGAGTGCAGCCTCGATCATGCCCAAGTAACGAGTTGATTACTTCACGTTTTCGATCCCACGGAGGCAGAACTGGGCTTCGGGCCTTCGGTTAGTTTCTTATTAAACCAATTAGCAAGCCGGTGGCTCATTGtctggaaaacaaaaaaaatttacccaacGGAACAGTTGCGCGGGAATCCGCAAGTTTTGAAATCTGGGCATTCAACATTTTCCTCGTATCGTCGTTCGCGCGGTTTACTTTCGTTACTTTACGAAATCCAACTGTTccctatatatataatatatacccaGTCCTTTTCCTCTCACACGATACAAATTACTTGTATACACGCAACATCGAGTCCAGCAGTTCTTTTTATGCCgcattttttatgaaatcaaACCAACCGCAGATACAGATACTGcactaacatttttttcaattcgtctACTCATTCATTGTTTGCCATCACGAAGAGCCAGGCGACAGGATTTATCACGGTAGAAATACTCTCGGCACAATAGTAGCAGTGACGTCAGTTTCTGGGCCAATTCATGCGGCGTTGCCGAACGAAAGTGAGGTTTCGatcccttcctccctccctcctcccccccccccccccccatcgaGACGCGGTCAAGATTGTTGAAAGTAAGACCAAGCGTGAAATTTCGTAAGagttcttcattttattataacGTAGGTATATGTAAGTGGAAGGTATATATAACTTGGCTTTGTATTCGGATCAGCATCTGCTGGgttgttcataaaaatatgttgCACTATACACTATAGTTGAATAACGAGCAAAACGTGCCTTGATGGATTAAATGATATATTCAAGACAGGGTCCTATAATAACATTCAGACTTTCAACTACGATTCTTACTATTTTGTACCTTTAGAATACCTGAAGAAGTTGACTTTACAAAATCTGAGTTTATTGATGCTGTATTAACAGTTTCCTAAATTTCAAGTCATCCTAACGTTGTAAAATAACAACTTTTTCCAAATATGCATCAttacattaacgttacaaacttcagccTGATAGAAATCAGCCGAACACGTTACAgtgtacaaatattttatatttggtATCATTATCCCCCAAATTCAGGCAAAACATGTACGGTTTTTTACAGGCGACTAATaaactttgaaatattctAACGTACAATCTGAATATGCCCAATCTTGTGATATTTACTCGAAGCTGTTGTAAATTGTAAGCAAAATTTACCGCTTGGAAGCATTTCAATATATTAGTGTAGTTCAACTTGTTTGCTTATGCAGGTAATTTAGAATTGCGTgtttcaccatttttcaataatgatcGTTTTGCACTACTAAGAGTCAACAAAATTGGCTTTTTTCAGCCGTCCGCTACTTTGCTGTTGGTTTGAAATCGAAAATCTTCTTTCccttgtaaaaaattgatatgcTTTAAAATACGATATTACGACATAACAATCCGATACTACCTCCAACCACATTCGTCCTTTTACATCGTTGAACAACACAAGTAAGGAAAATACATAACAAGacgaaattataaatacaaatgttacattttatttaaaaaattacaatgatCTTACGGCACGTGTAAATCATGTCCTTTGATGTAAGCCTCAAATATGCACAGCGTTAACGGACATTCATCACATGTCCGGTGGATTCTCAAACTCGTTTGATCGTATCAGGTTCGTTCGCGATGTATAAACTTCATCCCAGCACGAGTTTGACGACGATtgttaaaatattcaaaaatatcagtGGAACTGTAACAGAAGCATCGATTTCTCGTATGAATACAGGCTTCAATCCCTAATCGATTTGCACAAATAAGTACACATTTCACAATAATACTTACACCTTGCTACAGTTCTGATGGAACGAACGAGATTCAACAATTGGGATCTAATTGTTGGGGGCTCACCGAATCCTTGAATATTTTGTTGCGCGCTCCATCCCACTGCGCATGcggaataatttatattaaaaatggCGTCCGTTCAACAATGTCAACAACGGCACGTTTCGAGGTTGGGTCGCTTCAAATGCGACCGTATATCATTGCAGATGCTTTTCGTCGCGTTCAGAGCGAAGGAAACAAGCCACGCGTCTACtaattcgaaaatcgaatatCAACGGCGAATGAATTCACGCACGGCGTGAGCAAATAACAGATGCACGATACGATCGTGAGAGAGGCGAAGGAAATTGACACGTCATACGAGACGCCGGGGTCAGGTCGAATGGAATTATTTAATACGAAGTTGAGAGTGACGCCGTCTTTTTTTCCGCTAATTGACTACTTACTTTTGACGAGAAACCGCTCCTCGTGTAAAACACATACCGCGTTTAAACACAGCAGCGTTGCTTCGAACAAGGTCCATAACGTGAACGCCATGTTGATGTAACATTTGACACGCGAATTGAATCGCCATACGCACGTTTCCTCCGCCTTGTGCTGCCATCTTCACGGCGCATCGGGGAACACGAACTGCGCACGGCGCTCGCGTTTCATTTCTGCTGTTAATAATGCTTAATGTCGCTCGACGTTGCCGTTTCGTCCCAAATCCGTACCATTGCCCGACTCACGCAATGTCTGTATTGCCAGCTATGCCGCTGACGGTCATGAAGAGATCAGCCAGTTACTATCCGGGCATTTACTCGGCAGGTGGCCGGGAGATTTTAAGGTGAACCCGGTGAACCGAAATGAAAGTATGATTCAATTGCTCGAGCtcatttttatacttattataATTACTTAAGTTACTAAACATAATTACAgtacaattttatattcttaCACACAACGTCAccttatttaatttttcttatgaTTAACATGAAATTCATGTCCTATGCGTCAAGGCTTCGGTACAGGCTATGATAATTTTTGGCCGATCTGATTAATCCATGGTCacgtttttcaaatcattggTAAATAAAgtcattataaaattcaatggAGAACGTGATGTCTCGGCGGATTGATACTTACAGTGGCAacattgacaaaaaattcttatcacCGGAGTTCGCAAACTCCAATGAGCCGAAACATGATGGCTCACATTGCTAAAGGTCGTGACGATTTAACCAGTTTTTAAGTAACTGTAATTTTCGGTATTCGGTTGTGGAGGAAATATATTAGCTTTCAATTCTCATGAATATCTCTACAACAATCTATACTTAATAAGTTATTCTGTGCGAAAACGGAAATGAATTTATTGCCttcgtttttgaattatacaaAGAAATACGAGCAGGAACATTGAAAATTGTGTCGTATCCGTGGTGTGCGGACAGCATTACCGTAGAGAAATTTCATCTGCACTCTAGAATAACGACGTACGTTGTATATACACAAACTCGGAATAGATTTATTATCTATATTCAGCCACAACGATGTGTCAATTATTCATGAAGCAAATAAGAACTGACGAACgtctaagaaaaaaaaaactgttatttaCGGAACAGTACCATCGGATAAAATACCTTTTGTTATTCTCAATCCGTTATACAATCATACTCTTACATAACAGGTCATATATTTCTGTGTACCTTATACGATTGTTCAGGGAGTATAACGCTTATCGATCCTATCTCTGCGTTGAAAGTCTTCTCACATCAAGATAAGGAATATCTCGTTATTGTAAACAGTCCAAACGATTCCAGGAATaatgaaactatttttataattcaccGCGGCTATGGTGCGAGAACAGGATTGAAGTATTTCGATTTCCTTAGATGCTGCAGCATCAAAGTTCCAAaggatgaattttgaacgaaattttgaaTCACTGCAGAGTTACGCGAATAGCAACACATAACTTAGAACACAGGAGAACATCGATTCAATTCATCAGTAATTCGAATTAATTATCATCGGGTCATTGCAACTCAGTAGTAAATGTTCTTTGGAGAAATTTCGAAAGCCTTTTGTACATTATTCGCTCTTCTGGGCGTCACCAAATACAACAATTCATCCTTCGGTCTCGCTTGACGTTAATAAGACTTCTCTGTTAGACTATTTGTCTTCGCCGTAAATCAATGCACTCGACTAATTTAATTCTAGCTTTGCTACGACTAACCAGATTTGAGAAGACTTGAGCGTTATTTCAAACACTGAATCAAGAAACTTGTGATATTGGCGTACCTCTATGTAACTTATTTTAGAGTGTTTGTTTCCTTcaaatttcttcctttttttgtaaGTCTCGAAAAACATTCACACATGTGAATAAGATTACTGTTCGCTCTGTTGTGATTTTCccagaaaattgagaaaattagcTTTAAAAACGGATTGTACATTGTATAAACACATTCGGATACATCGCAGTTGCCATTGAAGGTGCAGCTTTTGAAACGCAGCGTGCTGCTACAATCAATAATGGCATCCTGCCATGAGATCTCCCCATTCGCGTTTTCACCCTACCTCTTTTTCTTCGCTCCCCTTAAGCCTGACGCTCACATCGTTCCTCCCTTAGAGTGTAGATCAAGTCTCCGGTGAATTCTGGTTTTAGATGCAGTATTCTTAAATAAGAGTATTCCAGCAaaatgaggtgaaaaatacgaCATGAACGTACACATGTCAATTTATCTGCAAATTGACCTAAGTGATTGAGAGCTCCTATTTTATTCCACGTGGGCGCGATTTCACAGCCAGTGTAATGCAAATGTAAATTGCATTAGATATTTATTCGACATAGTCGATGTGTCATCGCGTTGCAT is a window of Neodiprion fabricii isolate iyNeoFabr1 chromosome 6, iyNeoFabr1.1, whole genome shotgun sequence DNA encoding:
- the LOC124185059 gene encoding homeobox protein Hox-D11, which translates into the protein MNPLIACMVVALAGLALAEPPVSSGYSYSGPSLIGGGGSYSHGGGGGGGYSHGGGGGGGGGYTQVGTGYQTSEGASVDGALLEQIRQILLKEELQSQQSGGFGGSGYAPSSSYGAPSPQYGVPSPQYGVPSYQTRVVGVDLEGIRQAIQVAQFNQITHGPSFSGYPSGPSSSYGAPSRPSGSYGAPF
- the LOC124185062 gene encoding immediate early response 3-interacting protein 1; translated protein: MAFTLWTLFEATLLCLNAVCVLHEERFLVKMGWSAQQNIQGFGEPPTIRSQLLNLVRSIRTVARFPLIFLNILTIVVKLVLG